ATCTTTCGCGATCCCAACGCAGCGCGACACATCATGTTTACGGAGTGCATCACGTTCGACTTCCTGTCTTTTATAGCGGCGTCCTTCTGGACCCCCAGCACTTGCACGCAAGTGCCAACACTGCTTTCAATAACAGTGACTTATAGCTCCTTCTCCTTAACAATTCGTAACTTCCCCACTGGACATCCGGACTTTGAACCCCTAAATGCCAGTGAACATTCCCCTCCCCTCCACTTCAAACCAGTCGAGACCACCATGAACTCAATGAATGCCGAAAGTTTTGAAGATTTGGCCCAACAGTGCGTCATGTCTCGGTCCAAGCACCGCATGCTGTACGTATTTGTGCGCGTCGGGGCGGTTGACGGTGCGGACGAGGAAGCCACCATGGTGCAAGTGCTGTTCGACGCCCACCAACCCGCCGCACACGGCATGACCTTCAGCTCGGTACGCGACACCGCCGATGCCCATAATGCCGATTGGAACATGGTCATCGTCGGTATCGCCGAAAATTCCGACGCCAGCATGCCCAGCGAAGAACAAGCGCAAACCTTATTGGCCGACATGCGCGAAAAAATCATGATCGGCGCTATTGAAGGATATGCGCTTTTCGATCGCGACGGAAAATCGGTCGAGGTCGAGGCCGAAGTGGTCCCCATCACCGCCAACATGACCATCAACTAAGCATCTATTGCACGGTGTAAGCGTATCATCCGCTCTCTTGCACACCCTGACAAAAATGGGTATCTGATGTGGTGATTGTTTCTAAAGTAAGGAGCATGACATGGCCCTAAGCACAGGTCTCAAATTCAAGACATCCACGCCAATCAACGTGATCGAAGATTGGTTGGATGCGAATTGCAAAGGTGAATGGGACGTTGACATCGAGGCAATTTCGACCGAATTGAGACAAAAATCCATTGCGGTGTATTTCGAAAAAGAAGCCGACAGAGACGCTTTCAAAGCGGCTTATAAGTCATTTACATAACTAAACTTTCGCAATACAGCGCTCCCACAGTGCGCAAACGAGAGCCCGGCCACCGTGAACGTGGCCGGGCTTTTCCGTCGGCAAAGCCGTGCGCGTTATGTTATAGTTACTCCATGGCAACGATCGAAGCACAACCCAGCAGCGTCCGCGAGGCTTTCAACCAGGCTGTCAACGCCGGCAAGCCTGCGTCTTCGCGCGCCTCCTCGAGCGATGATCGCGCCGCCAAAACCGACGCGGATACCGGTCGTAGCGTGCATGACACCGTGACTTTGTCCGCCGGCGGTCAGAAAATCGTCAACCTGAACCGCGGCCAGGATTTGGCGCAGGAACTCAAAAACGCTCCGGTCGACCAATCCTTCGCCGAAACTCTAAGGCAAGCCACTCAGGACGTGTTCCGCATCACCAGGCTGTTCACCGAAACGGTCAAATCCGCGTTCACCTGGCGACGCTAAGGCGTCGCTCGCCACACAACGAAAAAAGGGCCCGCTCACCGGCGAGGCCCTTGTTTTTTTGGCGGATGGGGTGGGATTCGAACCCACGGAGAGCGTTAACCCTCGCTGGTTTTCAAGACCAGTGCCTTCAACCACTCGGCCACCCATCCATTGCGAGTGACCTGATAGCACCCGCCGCGAAATGGGGCAAGTCCCCTCGCCGCGCTCGGACGCGGCAAGCGCTTAAACGCCGAAATCTTCCATGATCTGACGAACCATGGCTTCGACCATGATTTCGCGGGCAAAGGCGTTGCGGTCGAGGAACCGCCGGGTCACAAAACGCGCCAGCGCGCCGGGATTGCGATTGAACGGCATCGCGGTGGCGATGTGATCGCAGTTGAGCGCACCCAGAAAGGTCGACCCCGGCATGATTTGGTCAGCCAACAACATTTGCCCGTCGTTGAGCCGGTCGATGCGGCTGAGGGCGCGGTAGGACGGCATCATGCCCGCCGACATCTCCTCCGCCCCCACAGCGGCGCAGAGGCTATACGTACGCACGCCCTCCGGCATGCGAAAGGCGTTCAAGAACGCGACACGGGTTTCGGGGCTGAGGTCATGCACCGCCGCGCCGCCGAAGCGCGCACAGGTGGGCAAAGGCACGGTGCGCTCGACCCATTTCAGCCAATCGGGCGCTAGGCCGTGCAAGGGCGACCCACACACACACCCGACCAACGAGGCCACCGCGTCGATACGCACGGCCGTTTCGGGGTATTTCGCCAGCATCACCAACGTGTCCGCCGTTCCCTTGGACATCGGCAGTACAATGGTCAATCGGGCGTCGTCTTGCGCGACCAGATGATTGCGCAGCCTGCGGGCGTTTTCGTCGCAGCCCCCCCGCCCCGCCACCGGCGCGATCGAGGTGCGCGCGCCGAGGGTTTGCAGATGCGCCAAGCCGTCCGTCAGACAATCAGCCAAAAACGCCACGCATTCGGTCAAGAACCCCGGCACGGCGATGATATTGATGCCGTCCAGAGGCGTGGAGACATCGACTGGAATCGCCGTGCCTTGGGGCTCATCCGCCAAGGTGGTGAAAAAATCCTGCGTCGAGCGCGCATCGGGCAGGTCCGCACCATGGTCGTCGTTCAATGCCGCCACGATTTCACGAAACCGCGCGCGTCCGTCCGTAAGCTGGTCGCGGGCGATGGCGGGATTGACGGGAATGGCGTCTGGCAAGCTCATGACCGCACTGTAGCAAGTGCGTGTGTCCGAATGTTGACAAAAAAAGCGCCCCCGGCACAAAGCTCAAGGGGCGCATTTTTATGCGTTATGCGTTCGATCTCAGACCATCGAAATGATCATGACGATAAACGCCAAAGCCGCAATCGCGGCTTCCATGCCGACGCCCGCCAACAAGACCAACGGCCAGTGACGACGCTTCGGCGCACCAATCAGGTGCGATGTGTATTCATCGATATACGGTGCTTGCATAAGACCTCCTTTGCCACGTCGAAACGCGGCCATTGGATGTGGAAGATCCAAGTCAGCCTAACGCAGGTATTTTACCTTATTTACGCACACTTTTCGTGCGCTCAGAGCGGCAAAGAAGGCGGTTTCACGAAAATTTGAATGTGCGAAACATTCGATCAGAGACGGAAGCGATCGTGAATCAAGGCCGCAACTTCTTCGGTGCAGTCTTCGACCGAACGCACGGCGGTGTCCAATACCAGTTCAGCATGGGTCGGCTGTTCGTATGGTGCGTCAACTCCGGTGAAATCCTTGATCTCGCCCGCCCGGGCCTTTTTGTACAAACCCTTGGGATCGCGTTGTTCGCAGACGTCGATGGGCGCGGACAAGAACACCTCGATGAAATGCTCTCCGGCGATTTGGCGGGCCAGTTGGCGTTCTTCGTGATAGGGCGAAATGAACGCGGCGATGCAAATGACACCGGCTTCGGCGAACAGCCCCGCCACTTCGCTGACTCGGCGGATGTTTTCGCGCCGATCTTCTTCGCTGAAACCAAGATTGCCCGACAAGCCATGGCGGATATTGTCGCCATCAAGCACATAGACGTGATAGCCGAGATCGAACAGATGCTTTTCGAGGGTGAACGCCAGGGTCGATTTACCAGAGCCTGAAAGCCCGGTAAACCAAACCACCCCCCCACGATGTCCGGATTTTGCATGCCGTTCCGCAATGTTGATGCGATGATCCACGCGGGTGATGTTATTGGATTTTTGTATCATTTTTGTGTGTGCTCTTAAGGATCTTGTGGGCGCAGCATATGGCGAGGTTATAGTGCGGTCAATGTGGGACCGACAGCGTCTCGACGCGACGCCGTGGTCATGAAAGAATGCTGATTATGCAAATCGACGTTTTCTTCGACCCGATCTGTCCGTGGTGTTTCATCGGCAAACGCCGCTTGCAGCGTGCGCTGGGTCTGCGTGCCTCGATCAGCGCGACGCTGACGTGGCGGCCGTTCATGCTCAACCCCGAAATGCCGCCCGCGGGCATGGAGCGTCACGCATACCTGCTCAACAAGTTCGGCACCGAATCCCGAGTGCGGCGCCTGCTTGGCGCGTTGGAGGCGACCGGACAATCCGAAGAAATCGCGTTTCAATTCGATCGCATCCACCACACCCCCAACACCGTCAACGCCCACAGGTTGGTACATTACGCCGACGAGTTCGGTCTGGCCGAAAGCGTGGTCGAGCGGCTTTACCAGGCCTACTTTCTAGAAGGCCGCGACACCGGTGATTTGGACGAATTGTCGGCCATCGGCCGCTCGGTCAGCTTGGAAAGCAGCGCGCTGGACGCTTATTTGGACAGCAGCACGGATGTGTCGTGGGTGCGCGAACAAAACGCCTTGGCGCACCGCATGGGCGTCAATGGGGTGCCGTGTTTTCTCGTCGACGGTCAACTCGCCTTGCAAGGCGCGCAGCCGCCGGAAGTGCTCGCCCGTCTGCTCGATGCGGGCGCGGCGGCCTAGATTGGCGCCGCAACGAAAAATGGGGGGCTTATCGGCCCCCCATTCTCTTTTGACGCATATAGTAGACGCTTAGAACAACGGCTGGCTGAGCTTGACCACCACCACGGCGGTGCCGTCGCCTTCGATGCCGAAGTCGTTGTCGTTGATCAACATCATGGTGTTGGCGTCGACCACACCGATGCCTTCGATCTTTTTGGGCATGCCGCCACGGTTGTCGGTGTTCATGACCAAGGTTTTGGCCAGCGCCGGAACGCCTTTTTTCGCCATGCCTTCGACCTTCAACTGCTCAAGCGACGGCGACACGACTTCCGCGTCCCACTTGGTGCCGGCGATGTTGCGGCCCTGGGCGAGGTCGACCACGTAGAATTTGGTGGTCTTGGAGATGCGTTCCAACACCAACAAACGATCGCCTTTGAGTGCGGTCATTTCGCTGATTTTGATGTCGTTTGGCTTGCGTTCTTTCTTGGCGTTGTCGACAACGAAGCTCTTCGGGTCGTCGAGCGGATAGATGTATTCGCCGACCACGCTCAAGCTGGCGATGTCCATCTTGAACAAACGCACCGCGTCGGAGGTCTTGTAGGCCTTGACGTCGGGGTAAGCCAACGGGCTCTGCATCGCGAAATAAAGCGACTTTTCGTCTTCCGACACGGCGATGGATTCGATGCCGCGGTTGAGCTTGCGCCACTTCAAGATGCCCGGCAGGCTGGCGATCACCGGATATTTGGCACCGGAAAGATCCTTGTCCAGCCCGGTCGGCACCAAGCGCTTGAGGATGCGACCGTCGGCGGCCACATGGGCGATCGAGGGACCGTATTCGTCGGAAATCCAGAACGTGCCGTCGGACAGACGCACCACGGATTCGACATCCAAGCCTTCGCTGTCGAAGGCCAGCTTGTCGCCCATGTTGGCGTAGCCGTTTTCGGTGTTCGACGTCACCAGGGGGTTAACTACGCCGCTGATCGGTTGACCGATGGTGTTTTTCAAGGTCACGGTTTCCAGAACCGAAAAGCTGCGATCGGCGTTGAGCGCAATTTTGTAGATCGTCGGCGCGAACCTGGGCATAGGGAAGACCTTGCCCTTTTTGTCGTTGCCGCAAAGACCCTCATTGGCCTCGCCCAAGAGCTTTTTCACATCGCTACACTTGATGTTCGGGCCACGGTCGGTGACGGTGTAGAAGACGTTGTCGGGGTCGCCCTTGTAGTGAAACGCGCCGCTGCCGATACCGACGGTGAAGTCCATGGTCTTGTGACCATGAAACGCCACCGTGCCCAAATCCAAAGCATGCTTTTGGGAGGTATAAACGCCCTGTTCCAGCGTTGCCGTGGTTTGCGCGCAAGCGGACAAACCGATCACGGCGGCAACGACGGAGATGTGACCTAAAGTTGATTTGATGGTCATGCTGCGACCCCTTCTCAATTCACAAAAATGCTGCGCCGAATCTCCATTCGGCGCGTGGGGCGACGCTAGGATTGTCTTGTAACAGCGACGTGACGAGTTTGTGAACTTTACGCGCTGGCGATATCCGCCAAGGTGCGCACCAGCATGCTCACGCCCTTGAGGCGATCCATGCCACCGTCCCAGGCGCGTTTGATGACCAGTTTATGGTCGGGGCGTAGCTTGACGGTGCCGACCTGCTCGGTGATGTAGCGGATCAATCCTCCCGGATTGGGGAATTCGTTATTGCGGAACGACACCACCGCGCCCTTGGGGCCGCTGTCGATCTTGTCGATGTGCGCACGACGGCACAGGCGCTTGATGGCGACCGTCTGCAACAAGTTCTCGACCTCGCCCGGCAATTTGCCAAAGCGGTCGATCAGCTCGGCGGCGAAGGCTTCGGACTGGGCATCGTCTTCCAAGCGCGCCACGCGACGATACAGTTCCATGCGCAGATTGAGGTCCGAAACGTAGCTTTGCGGAATCAACACCGGAATGCCGATGCTGACCTGCGGCGAATAGTCTTCTTCGACCGGTCCCGCACCGCTGACGGCGCCCTTGGCTTCGGCCACGGCCTCTTCGAGCATTTGTTGGTAGAGCTCCACGCCGACTTCGCGGATGTGGCCCGATTGCTCTTCGCCCAACAAGTTGCCCGCGCCGCGAATGTCGAGATCGTGCGACGCCAACTGGAAGCCCGCCCCCAAGGTATCCAAGGTCTGCATCACGGTCAGGCGTTTTTCCGCCGTGGGCGTGAGCTTCTTGCCCGGCGGCAGCGTCAAATAGGCATAGGCGCGGGTTTTCGAACGCCCCACCCGGCCGCGCAACTGATAGAGCTGGGCCAAGCCGAACATGTCGGCGCGGTGGATCAAGATGGTGTTGACGCTGGGCAGGTCCAAGCCGCTTTCGATGATGTTGGTGGACAACAACACGTCGTACTTGCCTTCGTAAAAATCCGAAATGATGTCTTCCAGATCGGACGCAGGCATCTGGCCGTTGACCACCGCGACGGCGGCTTCGGGCACCAGTTCCTTGAGCTTCTTTTTCAAATACGCTTGGTCTTGGATGCGCGGGCAGACGTAGAAGGTCTGGCCGCCGCGAAACCGTTCGCGGATGATCGCTTCGCGCACCACCACCGGATCGAACGGCATCACGAAGGTGCGCACCGCCAGGCGGTCCACCGGCGGGGTAGCGATGAGGCTCATTTCCCGCACCCCCGTCAACGCCAGTTGCAACGTGCGCGGCAGCGGCGTCGCGGTCAACGTCAGCACGTGCACATCGGCTTTCAGCGCCTTGAGCTGTTCTTTGTGTTTGACGCCGAAATGCTGTTCTTCATCGATGATCAGCAGCCCCAAATCGCGGAATTTGACGTCCTTGGCCAGCAGCGCGTGGGTGC
This genomic stretch from Magnetovibrio sp. harbors:
- a CDS encoding DsbA family oxidoreductase, whose amino-acid sequence is MQIDVFFDPICPWCFIGKRRLQRALGLRASISATLTWRPFMLNPEMPPAGMERHAYLLNKFGTESRVRRLLGALEATGQSEEIAFQFDRIHHTPNTVNAHRLVHYADEFGLAESVVERLYQAYFLEGRDTGDLDELSAIGRSVSLESSALDAYLDSSTDVSWVREQNALAHRMGVNGVPCFLVDGQLALQGAQPPEVLARLLDAGAAA
- the cysC gene encoding adenylyl-sulfate kinase codes for the protein MIQKSNNITRVDHRINIAERHAKSGHRGGVVWFTGLSGSGKSTLAFTLEKHLFDLGYHVYVLDGDNIRHGLSGNLGFSEEDRRENIRRVSEVAGLFAEAGVICIAAFISPYHEERQLARQIAGEHFIEVFLSAPIDVCEQRDPKGLYKKARAGEIKDFTGVDAPYEQPTHAELVLDTAVRSVEDCTEEVAALIHDRFRL
- a CDS encoding esterase-like activity of phytase family protein yields the protein MTIKSTLGHISVVAAVIGLSACAQTTATLEQGVYTSQKHALDLGTVAFHGHKTMDFTVGIGSGAFHYKGDPDNVFYTVTDRGPNIKCSDVKKLLGEANEGLCGNDKKGKVFPMPRFAPTIYKIALNADRSFSVLETVTLKNTIGQPISGVVNPLVTSNTENGYANMGDKLAFDSEGLDVESVVRLSDGTFWISDEYGPSIAHVAADGRILKRLVPTGLDKDLSGAKYPVIASLPGILKWRKLNRGIESIAVSEDEKSLYFAMQSPLAYPDVKAYKTSDAVRLFKMDIASLSVVGEYIYPLDDPKSFVVDNAKKERKPNDIKISEMTALKGDRLLVLERISKTTKFYVVDLAQGRNIAGTKWDAEVVSPSLEQLKVEGMAKKGVPALAKTLVMNTDNRGGMPKKIEGIGVVDANTMMLINDNDFGIEGDGTAVVVVKLSQPLF